The following proteins are co-located in the Cutaneotrichosporon cavernicola HIS019 DNA, chromosome: 3 genome:
- a CDS encoding uncharacterized protein (Metallopeptidase family M24), translating to MAAPVAEIDLKKPAPVAEVPKEEEKGLTNDIITKYTTAGQALAAALKKFTPEIAAGKKVLELCIAGDKHIADAVAPLYNKAKAGVKVSKGSAFPTCISVNNVVSHVSPLPSDPEYTLKDGDVVKVQLGVHIDGYAVVHAETIVIGSKVEGPTADVIAAAYDAAQAAMRTLKVGAKNWDVTEVVTKVAKEYETLPVQGMLSCNHEQNVTDGKKRILLNPTPELKREHESCTFEEGEVYGVDVLVVTGTDAKARPEDARTSVYKRANDVNYQLKMKTSRTTFSEIQKKAGAFPFTLRALEDEKRARMGVQEAVAHGLLKPYEVTQTPSGSIVAQFFFTLALMPAGPLLLSPVPTCDKVKSAKGVKDEELKTLLAAPLRAPKKKAKKAAAEAKA from the exons ATGGCCGCCCCTGTTGCCGAGATCGACCTCAAGAAGCCCGCGCCCGTCGCGGAGGTgcccaaggaggaggagaaggggcTCACCAACGACAT CATCACCAAGTACACCACTGCCGGCCAGGCCCTCGCTGCGGCTCTCAAGAAGTTTACCCCCGAGATCGCTGCGGGCAAGaaggtccttgagctctGCATCGC CGGCGACAAGCACATCGctgacgccgtcgcgcccCTTTAcaacaaggccaaggctggTGTCAAGGTCTCCAAGG GCTCGGCGTTCCCCACCTGTATCTCGGTCAACAATGTTGTCTCGCACGTCTCGCCCCTTCCCTCCGACCCCGAGTacacgctcaaggacggcgatgTTGTCAAGGTCCAGCTCGGTGTTCACATTGACGGCTACGCCGTTGTGCACGCCGAGACCATCGTGATCGGCTCCAAGGTCGAGGGTCCCACTGCCGACGTCATCGCTGCTGCGTAcgacgccgcgcaggcTGCCATGCGCAcgctcaaggtcggcgcCAAGAACTGGGACGTTACCGAGGTCGTCACCAAGGTCGCCAAGGAGTACGAGACCCTCCCCGTCCAGGGCATGCTCTCGTGCAACCACGAGCAGAACGTCACGGACGGTAAGAAGcgcatcctcctcaaccccacgcccgagctcaagcgcgagcaCGAGTCGTGTACCttcgaggagggtgaggtgTACGGCGTCGATGTCCTCGTTGTCACCGGcaccgacgccaaggcTCGCCCTGAGGACGCTCGCACGTCGGTTTACAAGCGCGCCAACGACGTCAACTACCAGCTCAAGATGAAGACGTCGCGCACGACCTTCTCCGAGAtccagaagaaggccgGTGCTTTCCCCTTCACCCTCCgtgccctcgaggacgagaagcgcgccCGCATGGGTGTCCAGGAGGCTGTGGCCCACGGTCTCCTCAAGCCCTACGAGGTCACCCAGACCCCGTCTGGCTCGATCGTTGCCCAGTTCTTCTtcaccctcgccctcatgCCCGCCGGCCCCTTGCTGCTCTCCCCCGTCCCCACCTG tgaCAAGGTCAAGTCGGCCAAGGgtgtcaaggacgaggagctcaagacTCTTCTTGCCGCGCCCCTCCGCGcgcccaagaagaaggccaagaaggccgccgccgaggccaaggcctAA
- a CDS encoding uncharacterized protein (GPR1/FUN34/yaaH family), whose amino-acid sequence MSSNINSTEDLKNQEAAGHNPNFQGGQGVSRFITPGGHPMDTSQPAFPVFHRKFANPAPLGLMAFGGTTVLLSLYNLSARSVHTPNVLVGVAMFYGGMCQIVCGILEWACGNSFGTCAFTGYGAFWMSWAAIQIPWFGIKSAYTDKNELAQAIGLYLIVWGLVTCCLTICLLRSSIALVFVFSVIAVAFFALGAADMTGKMALVKVGGVFGMLGGLGAMYVAVAGLLTNDTSFFTIPIGNLAPSN is encoded by the exons ATGTCGTCGAACATCAACTCCACAGAGGACCTCAAGAACCAGGAGGCCGCCGGCCACAACCCCAATTTCCAGGGCGGCCAAGGTGTCTCGCGCTTCATCACACCTGGCGGACACCCGATGGACACCTCGCAGCCCGCGTTCCCCGTCTTCCACCGCAAGTTTGCCAACCCAGCTCCCCTCGGTCTCATGGC TTTCGGCGGCACCAcggtcctcctctccctgTACAACCTCTCTGCGCGTAGCGTCCACACGCCcaatgtcctcgtcggcgtggcCATGTTCTACGGCGGCATGTGCCAGATCGTCTGTGGCATCCTCGAGTGGGCGTGCGGTAACTCGTTCGGCACCTGCGCGTTCACGGGCTACGGCGCGTTCTGGATGAGCTGGGCCGCCATCCAAATCCCTTGGTTCGGCATCAAGTCCGCCTACACAGACAAGAACGAGTTGGCCCAGGCTATCGGCCTCTACCTCATCGTGTGGGGCCTCGTGACCTGCTGCCTCACCATCTGTCTCCTCCGCTCGTCTATCGCCCTCGTGTTCGTCTTCTCCGTCATTGCTGTCGCGTTCTTCGCTCTGGGCGCCGCCGACATGACTGGCAAGATGGCCCTCGTCAAGGTTGGCGGTGTATTTGGTATGCtgggcggcctcggcgccatgTACGTCGCCGTTGCTGGTCTTCTCACCAACGACACGTCATTCTTCACCATTCCCATCGGCAACCTCGCACCCAGTAACTAA